Proteins encoded within one genomic window of Sulfurovum sp. XGS-02:
- the hypF gene encoding carbamoyltransferase HypF encodes MSHCTYKIQIEGTVQGVGFRPFVYTLAHRLGLHGTVSNSTGGVEIYVNTTPSELETLLSTIYAELPPLAAIDKLISTEIAYRDFQDFRIVTTQEKGRRTVRIPPDVSICKACESELFDPDNRRYGYPFITCTHCGVRYSIIKQLPYDRAQTSMADFKMCKACEEEYNDPLDRRYHAQPIGCYDCGPTLKLYKGKELLNIPQDEMIDNTVRFLEDGNIIAVKGVGGYHLVCDATNDEAVQHLRERKKRPSKPYAVMVSDIKSAQFLADMNTKEEVLLTSKERPIVLLKSKENTQISSYVAPNISHIGLFLPYTPLHLLLLQKFQRPLVATSANVTDEPICTDLESLEKLEGIYDYVLDHNRSIVNGCDDSVLMVVKDQEVILRRARGYAPAALKLPFRLEHDVLALGANQKSTIAIGFNNEAILSPHIGDLNTIDSVEYFEKNIQIFERIYDFHPSLVMHDKHPGYESTKYALAHYDNTRSVQHHYAHILGVMAEKKMAEKVLGVAFDGTGYGDDGTLWGGEFLICDPKCYERVAHINQFKLLGGAKAIKEPKRVALSLLFDLYGQEALTLDTPAVRAFSSSELQTYYIAWEKGLNAPLSSSIGRLFDAVASLTDVCHVMSFEGESGMLLEELYDEHVQGYYTFTCDQGIIDILPMVQEILREEDRSVAVSKFFNTLVEMIKHFHTLSKLPLVLSGGVFQNRILLGLVLEAIPEAIIASTIPPNDGGIALGQIMASMNQM; translated from the coding sequence TATACGCTTGCACATCGTTTGGGGCTTCATGGAACTGTCAGTAATAGTACGGGAGGTGTAGAGATATATGTCAATACAACGCCTTCAGAACTAGAAACGCTGCTCTCAACTATCTATGCGGAACTGCCTCCATTGGCTGCTATTGATAAACTTATAAGTACTGAGATCGCATACAGGGATTTTCAGGATTTCAGGATCGTTACAACACAGGAAAAAGGTAGGAGGACGGTACGTATCCCCCCGGATGTCAGTATTTGCAAAGCGTGTGAATCAGAACTGTTCGATCCCGATAATCGCCGTTACGGTTATCCGTTTATTACTTGTACACATTGCGGTGTGCGTTACTCTATCATCAAGCAGCTCCCTTATGACAGAGCACAAACTTCCATGGCAGATTTTAAAATGTGTAAAGCGTGTGAAGAGGAGTATAACGATCCATTGGACAGACGATACCATGCACAGCCTATAGGGTGTTATGATTGCGGTCCTACATTAAAACTCTATAAAGGCAAAGAACTCTTAAATATCCCTCAAGATGAAATGATAGACAATACGGTTCGTTTTTTAGAAGATGGTAACATCATAGCTGTAAAAGGGGTAGGGGGCTATCATCTTGTTTGTGATGCAACCAACGATGAAGCCGTACAGCATTTAAGAGAGCGAAAAAAAAGACCATCTAAACCGTATGCCGTCATGGTTTCAGATATAAAATCTGCTCAATTCCTTGCTGACATGAATACTAAAGAAGAGGTTTTACTTACATCAAAGGAGAGACCTATTGTCTTGCTTAAGAGTAAAGAGAATACACAGATATCATCTTATGTGGCTCCTAATATTTCCCATATCGGACTTTTCCTTCCTTATACTCCCCTGCATCTGCTCTTGCTTCAGAAATTTCAACGACCTTTGGTCGCGACAAGTGCAAATGTGACCGATGAACCTATCTGCACGGATCTGGAAAGTCTGGAAAAGCTAGAGGGTATATATGACTATGTATTGGATCATAACAGGAGTATCGTTAACGGCTGTGATGATTCTGTGTTGATGGTAGTGAAAGATCAAGAGGTGATATTAAGACGTGCAAGGGGGTATGCCCCTGCTGCGCTTAAATTGCCTTTTAGATTGGAACATGATGTATTGGCTTTAGGCGCAAATCAAAAATCAACCATTGCCATAGGCTTTAACAATGAAGCAATACTCTCCCCGCATATAGGCGATCTCAATACTATAGATTCAGTGGAGTATTTTGAAAAGAACATTCAAATTTTTGAGCGTATTTATGATTTTCATCCCTCTCTTGTCATGCACGACAAACATCCCGGTTATGAGTCAACCAAATATGCATTAGCTCATTATGACAATACCCGGAGTGTGCAACATCACTATGCGCATATACTAGGGGTAATGGCAGAAAAGAAAATGGCAGAGAAAGTGCTTGGTGTAGCTTTTGACGGTACTGGATACGGTGATGACGGTACACTTTGGGGCGGAGAATTTTTGATTTGTGATCCAAAGTGCTATGAGCGTGTGGCACACATTAATCAGTTCAAACTCCTAGGGGGTGCAAAAGCAATCAAAGAGCCAAAAAGAGTGGCATTGAGCCTACTTTTTGATCTCTATGGCCAAGAGGCTTTAACCCTAGACACTCCAGCTGTTAGAGCATTCTCATCATCAGAACTACAAACATACTATATCGCATGGGAAAAAGGTTTGAATGCACCTCTGAGTTCCTCCATAGGCAGGCTCTTTGATGCAGTGGCATCACTCACGGATGTTTGTCATGTCATGAGTTTTGAGGGAGAGAGCGGTATGCTGCTTGAAGAGCTGTATGATGAACATGTTCAAGGATACTATACTTTTACCTGCGATCAGGGTATCATAGATATTTTACCTATGGTTCAAGAGATACTCCGGGAAGAAGACAGGTCTGTGGCAGTCTCCAAATTTTTCAATACCCTTGTAGAGATGATAAAACATTTTCATACACTCTCTAAGCTTCCATTAGTACTGAGTGGCGGCGTATTTCAGAACAGGATACTTTTAGGTTTGGTGCTTGAAGCCATCCCGGAAGCGATCATTGCCAGCACTATTCCTCCCAATGACGGAGGCATAGCATTGGGGCAGATCATGGCTTCAATGAATCAAATGTAG
- a CDS encoding transposase has product MHIYTIQKYYQKFRKIITLYCDRKYRQNTDKIDEYDEYLYLPKSLKKNDKNIDKLQHFLTLSYEGKVYNLMMPTIQYFDYDTNDQGNKLLLKYQRFHKVAKLKKFDNTITKFWTFFETFILQYKGVSDEQFIYYLKEAEWRFNSTKEEQRATFDSLKP; this is encoded by the coding sequence ATGCATATTTACACCATACAGAAATATTATCAAAAATTCAGGAAAATAATCACTTTGTATTGTGACAGGAAATACAGACAAAATACAGATAAAATTGATGAGTATGATGAATACCTATACCTTCCCAAGAGCCTGAAAAAGAATGATAAAAATATAGATAAACTGCAACACTTTTTGACACTTTCGTATGAAGGGAAGGTCTATAATCTGATGATGCCGACAATTCAGTATTTTGACTATGATACAAATGATCAAGGGAATAAACTTCTTTTAAAATACCAGCGTTTTCACAAAGTAGCAAAACTAAAAAAATTTGACAATACAATCACAAAGTTCTGGACTTTTTTCGAAACATTTATTTTACAATATAAAGGCGTAAGCGATGAACAGTTCATCTACTATTTAAAAGAGGCAGAATGGAGGTTTAACAGTACGAAAGAGGAACAGAGAGCTACATTTGATTCATTGAAGCCATGA
- a CDS encoding HypC/HybG/HupF family hydrogenase formation chaperone, whose product MCTDCGCTITESAVTVGDYVLIHIGFVMNKIDEKEALASIENYREILELMDDNERERAILDDDECPDRGLL is encoded by the coding sequence ATGTGTACAGATTGCGGATGCACGATTACAGAGAGTGCAGTGACCGTAGGAGATTATGTTTTAATTCATATCGGTTTTGTGATGAACAAGATAGATGAAAAAGAGGCATTGGCTTCAATAGAGAACTACAGGGAGATACTCGAACTCATGGATGATAATGAGAGGGAACGGGCAATCCTGGATGATGATGAATGTCCCGACAGGGGTCTCCTATGA
- a CDS encoding DASS family sodium-coupled anion symporter has product MPKAKDTNKIFIALLLGVIAFGMMIAFFTLEQSLMVTVIVLMVTLWTNEGLPLAVVSLLPIVLFPATGVLSTKETAVNYANPIIYLFLGGFLIAIAVEKTGLHKVIASRMLYLFPNSVRGIIFALIITSGLLSSILSNTTTTLLLLPIALFLTEDPKLKMRFALSIAYGASIGGILTPIGTPPNLILLGIMEEMGMEAIPFVQWMYMVAPLVLMMFIAVGYILGVGVKNLYIEADLSNKTLNPDQKKVVYLLSGLIMLLLVNAPIKPYYNGLGLSEPGILLAAGLLLFSPPFSILEWMTDKGSIPYRIMFLFGAGFAIAAAVTKTGMAEEIASHLMGFANMPMILFLLIVATMITFTTEITSNTALISIMLPILYKVAEQTSMDATLIMMVATVCASYAFMLPIATPPNAIAMSSGAVSVKTMASYGIIFNILGILLIVAVARSFWSHIV; this is encoded by the coding sequence ATGCCAAAGGCTAAAGATACAAATAAAATATTCATAGCACTTTTATTGGGGGTGATAGCATTTGGGATGATGATCGCATTTTTTACACTCGAACAGTCTCTTATGGTTACTGTGATAGTACTGATGGTGACACTGTGGACGAATGAAGGATTACCTTTGGCTGTGGTTTCATTGCTTCCAATCGTCCTTTTCCCTGCTACCGGTGTCTTGTCGACGAAAGAGACGGCTGTCAATTATGCCAATCCTATCATCTATCTTTTTCTAGGTGGTTTTCTTATCGCGATTGCTGTAGAGAAAACAGGGCTCCACAAAGTGATAGCAAGTAGAATGTTGTATCTTTTTCCAAACTCTGTTAGAGGTATTATTTTCGCATTGATCATCACATCCGGCCTTTTAAGCTCTATACTTTCCAATACCACTACCACCCTTCTCCTGCTTCCTATTGCACTCTTTTTGACAGAAGATCCCAAACTTAAAATGCGTTTTGCTTTAAGTATAGCCTATGGGGCAAGCATCGGAGGTATATTGACACCTATCGGTACGCCGCCTAACCTGATACTTTTGGGTATCATGGAAGAGATGGGAATGGAGGCTATCCCTTTTGTACAGTGGATGTATATGGTCGCACCATTGGTTCTAATGATGTTTATAGCAGTGGGGTATATACTGGGAGTGGGTGTTAAAAATCTGTATATAGAAGCAGATCTCAGCAACAAAACGCTTAATCCCGATCAAAAGAAAGTAGTCTACCTTCTCTCCGGGTTGATCATGCTGCTTTTGGTCAATGCTCCTATTAAACCCTATTATAATGGATTGGGGTTGAGTGAACCAGGTATACTGCTTGCAGCAGGATTGCTCCTTTTTTCCCCGCCTTTTTCGATTTTGGAGTGGATGACAGACAAAGGGAGTATTCCCTACCGTATCATGTTTCTTTTTGGTGCAGGGTTTGCAATAGCTGCAGCAGTCACCAAGACAGGTATGGCCGAAGAGATTGCTTCACATCTCATGGGCTTCGCGAATATGCCTATGATCCTGTTCTTACTTATCGTTGCTACAATGATAACCTTTACGACAGAGATCACAAGCAATACAGCACTTATATCTATCATGCTCCCTATTCTCTATAAGGTAGCTGAACAAACAAGTATGGATGCAACACTGATCATGATGGTCGCGACGGTCTGCGCTTCGTATGCGTTTATGCTTCCTATCGCCACCCCGCCTAATGCGATAGCGATGAGCTCAGGTGCAGTTTCGGTCAAAACCATGGCATCGTACGGTATCATCTTTAATATTTTGGGTATTTTACTTATCGTAGCGGTAGCACGATCATTTTGGAGTCATATAGTGTAG
- a CDS encoding host attachment protein has translation MNLDRNIIVIANLGGFEAYQVDTVTGIDPQETRNVSAGTQKVRRNLTSMKQFEYIEPHTHTSDDMSDQLGNQGHNNGEQHNRSLEAERRGLQQIADDITALISDTNPPKWHLAFPQENLNKLTEMLDTKTKDKLGQSIGKDLTNAHVKDLLSFFE, from the coding sequence ATGAATTTAGATAGAAATATTATTGTTATCGCGAACTTAGGTGGGTTTGAAGCATATCAGGTTGATACGGTCACAGGTATTGATCCTCAAGAGACAAGAAATGTGAGTGCCGGCACGCAAAAAGTAAGAAGAAATCTAACCTCAATGAAACAATTTGAATATATAGAACCGCATACGCATACATCTGATGATATGAGCGACCAGTTGGGAAACCAGGGACATAATAACGGAGAGCAGCATAACCGTTCATTAGAAGCAGAACGTCGTGGACTACAACAGATCGCTGATGATATCACTGCATTGATCTCTGATACAAACCCTCCAAAATGGCACCTTGCTTTTCCACAGGAAAATTTAAATAAATTGACCGAAATGCTTGATACTAAGACAAAAGACAAACTCGGACAGAGTATAGGAAAAGATCTTACAAATGCACATGTAAAAGATCTGTTATCCTTTTTTGAATAG
- a CDS encoding TonB-dependent receptor produces the protein MDRKFILTSLIYAIVGLALGIYMAASKDHGHLVTHTHILLIGFVVSFIYGLCHKLWLNNLISKLSIAQFYIHQVGTLGAVIGLFLYYGNFVSLETIDPYLAFFSITIFTGMILMTILFIGSSKNASQNA, from the coding sequence ATGGACAGAAAATTCATATTAACCAGTTTAATTTATGCTATCGTCGGATTAGCACTCGGGATCTACATGGCAGCATCCAAAGATCATGGTCATTTGGTCACGCATACGCATATCCTGCTTATTGGGTTTGTTGTCTCTTTTATATACGGATTGTGTCACAAACTGTGGCTCAATAATCTGATCTCAAAACTCTCTATTGCACAATTCTATATACATCAGGTTGGAACACTTGGTGCAGTCATTGGTTTATTTTTATATTATGGAAATTTTGTTTCACTTGAAACCATTGATCCCTATTTGGCATTCTTTTCCATTACCATATTTACGGGAATGATCCTCATGACCATTCTTTTTATTGGATCATCCAAAAATGCATCACAAAATGCCTAA
- a CDS encoding SEL1-like repeat protein codes for MKKILLASILVLAMGAFAHAESDEFDDDLGEDLTDREIVQDFIDDCDHHGDYYGCFAAAMKYEKGEVLEKDISKAIEYYEKACKHGSNEGCKMAEKLKTK; via the coding sequence ATGAAAAAAATACTACTTGCGAGTATACTTGTATTAGCAATGGGTGCCTTTGCACATGCAGAGTCCGATGAGTTCGATGATGATTTGGGTGAAGATCTGACAGATAGAGAGATCGTTCAAGATTTTATAGATGATTGTGACCATCATGGTGACTATTACGGATGTTTTGCCGCAGCAATGAAATATGAAAAGGGTGAGGTATTGGAAAAAGATATCTCAAAAGCGATTGAATACTACGAAAAAGCCTGTAAACATGGTTCTAACGAAGGCTGTAAAATGGCTGAGAAACTGAAGACAAAATAA
- a CDS encoding SHOCT domain-containing protein — translation MDFIGHGWGMGFGMWFIPVLLVVLLIYFLKETAKGEAKNSSAQDILDKRYASGEIDTKEYKEKSDALKKNK, via the coding sequence ATGGATTTTATAGGACATGGCTGGGGTATGGGTTTTGGTATGTGGTTTATACCGGTATTGTTGGTTGTCCTTCTCATATATTTTTTAAAAGAGACGGCTAAAGGTGAAGCAAAAAACTCCTCTGCACAGGATATACTCGATAAACGTTATGCCAGTGGAGAGATAGATACAAAGGAGTATAAAGAAAAGTCTGATGCCCTCAAAAAAAATAAATAA
- a CDS encoding alkene reductase — protein sequence MNLFSELTIGKKTLKNRIIMAPMTRCRAVEGNCANDLMAVYYAQRASAGLIITEATQISPLGIGYLATPGIYTDAQIDGWRKVTTAVHKKGGLIYLQLWHVGRVSHSSFLQGKLPVAPSAVKIDGKHYTPEGMQPYEIPRALQVHEIHEIVTEYAQAATNAIEAGFDGVEIHGANGYLIDQFIKDGSNKRTDAYGGSIENRSRFLFDVLSAVCDAIGCERTALRLSPSGTFNSMTDIDPTEDFKYICKKLNDYDLAYLHIIDALEEDIKHGANVVELQVLRDAYKGVLITNGEYDKARGNEAIENDLADAVSYGTLYISNPDLPKRFETDAPLAPADPHTFYTHDEKGYIDYKTI from the coding sequence ATGAATCTATTTTCAGAACTCACCATAGGGAAGAAGACTTTAAAAAATAGGATCATCATGGCACCGATGACACGGTGCAGGGCAGTAGAGGGTAACTGTGCCAATGATCTGATGGCTGTATATTATGCCCAGAGGGCAAGTGCAGGGCTTATCATCACGGAGGCCACACAGATATCTCCTTTGGGTATAGGCTATCTGGCTACACCTGGTATCTATACTGATGCACAGATAGATGGGTGGAGAAAAGTCACTACAGCAGTACATAAAAAAGGTGGACTTATCTATCTGCAATTGTGGCATGTGGGCAGGGTCTCCCACTCTTCTTTCTTGCAAGGTAAACTTCCTGTAGCTCCATCAGCCGTAAAAATTGATGGTAAACACTATACCCCTGAAGGCATGCAGCCATATGAGATACCAAGGGCACTTCAGGTTCATGAAATCCACGAAATTGTCACAGAGTATGCACAGGCAGCTACAAATGCGATAGAAGCAGGTTTTGATGGTGTAGAGATACATGGAGCCAATGGCTACCTGATTGATCAGTTCATTAAAGATGGCAGCAACAAAAGAACCGATGCGTATGGCGGAAGCATAGAAAATAGAAGTAGATTCTTATTTGATGTACTATCAGCCGTCTGTGATGCGATAGGGTGTGAGAGAACAGCTCTAAGGCTTTCACCCAGCGGTACCTTTAACAGTATGACAGATATCGATCCCACGGAGGACTTCAAGTATATTTGCAAAAAACTGAATGATTATGATCTGGCATATCTACATATTATTGATGCATTGGAAGAAGATATCAAGCATGGTGCCAATGTGGTAGAGTTACAAGTACTTCGTGATGCTTACAAAGGTGTATTGATCACCAATGGAGAATACGATAAAGCAAGAGGCAACGAAGCTATAGAAAACGATCTTGCAGATGCAGTGTCCTATGGTACATTATATATTTCCAATCCTGATCTGCCTAAACGATTTGAAACCGATGCACCGTTAGCTCCAGCTGATCCCCATACATTCTATACACACGATGAAAAGGGGTATATAGACTATAAAACCATATAA
- a CDS encoding fumarylacetoacetate hydrolase family protein — protein sequence MKTIIYNNQDLEVSKVVCIGRNYVEHIEELGNEIPSSMVVFNKPNSAISDTLYYFSEHCRYEGEICFLIHDEKIDAIGFGLDLTHADIQNHLKSKGLPWERAKAFDHSAVLSEFIPLSEDICTLGMKLYINDTLVQFATYDLMMYKPDTMLSEIQSFMTLEDNDIIMSGTPKGVGTYSVGDKFVGQIFSGELLLLEKEWIVKRLKDEI from the coding sequence ATGAAAACAATTATATATAATAACCAAGATTTAGAAGTATCCAAAGTTGTTTGTATTGGTCGAAATTATGTCGAACATATAGAAGAGTTAGGGAATGAGATCCCTTCGAGTATGGTCGTTTTCAATAAACCAAACTCAGCCATAAGTGATACTCTTTACTATTTTTCAGAACATTGCCGTTATGAAGGTGAGATCTGTTTTTTAATACATGATGAGAAGATAGATGCAATAGGTTTTGGACTTGATCTGACACATGCTGATATTCAAAACCATTTAAAATCCAAAGGTTTACCATGGGAAAGAGCCAAAGCATTTGATCACTCTGCCGTACTTAGTGAATTTATACCACTGAGTGAAGATATCTGTACGTTAGGGATGAAACTCTATATCAATGACACACTGGTACAGTTTGCTACGTATGATCTGATGATGTATAAACCAGACACCATGCTTTCAGAGATACAAAGTTTTATGACTTTGGAAGATAATGATATTATCATGAGTGGTACGCCTAAAGGTGTAGGTACCTATAGCGTTGGAGATAAATTTGTAGGGCAGATATTTTCAGGAGAATTACTTTTACTTGAGAAAGAATGGATAGTGAAGCGTTTAAAAGATGAAATTTAA
- a CDS encoding bifunctional 3,4-dihydroxy-2-butanone 4-phosphate synthase/GTP cyclohydrolase II, producing MSIEAIKRVEKAIEDIKHGKMVIMMDDEDRENEGDLVYAATFSTPDMVNFMAKEARGLICTPITNEIASKLDLVPMVSNNVSAHETAFTVSIDSANAETGISAAERDDCISKLANPQTVSEDFVRPGHIFPLIAKDGGVLVRTGHTEGSVDLCKLAGLAPAAVICEIIKDDGKMARMDDLQIFSKEHDLSIVYISDIVEYRLAHEKLIKRIKEEDCELRGIKVEKITYCDHLERTHTVIQFYKPHETANVKFHNIGSDIGLVLDDKRFNALNNSIEYLKLNGGTLIFLDTKIISHEQAKEFGVGAQILKDLGIKNINLLTTNKDTEFVGLAGFGLDVIEKIEII from the coding sequence ATGTCAATTGAAGCGATTAAAAGAGTAGAAAAAGCGATAGAAGATATTAAACATGGAAAAATGGTCATCATGATGGATGATGAAGATCGTGAAAACGAAGGTGACCTTGTTTATGCAGCGACTTTCTCTACACCGGATATGGTGAACTTCATGGCAAAAGAAGCAAGAGGATTGATCTGTACACCTATCACCAATGAGATCGCTTCTAAGCTGGATCTTGTACCCATGGTAAGTAATAATGTATCTGCCCATGAAACAGCGTTTACTGTATCCATAGATTCAGCTAATGCTGAAACAGGTATCTCTGCAGCTGAGAGAGATGACTGTATCTCAAAGTTGGCAAATCCTCAAACAGTAAGTGAAGACTTTGTACGTCCGGGGCACATCTTTCCACTGATCGCCAAAGACGGTGGTGTTTTGGTCAGAACAGGGCATACTGAAGGTTCTGTAGACCTTTGTAAGCTGGCGGGACTGGCTCCTGCTGCTGTGATCTGTGAGATCATCAAAGACGATGGTAAGATGGCACGTATGGATGACCTTCAAATCTTTTCAAAAGAGCATGATCTCTCCATCGTTTACATTTCAGATATCGTTGAGTACCGTTTGGCCCATGAAAAACTTATCAAACGTATTAAAGAAGAAGATTGTGAACTCAGAGGCATTAAAGTAGAGAAGATCACATACTGTGACCACCTCGAGAGAACACATACGGTCATACAGTTTTACAAACCGCATGAAACTGCCAATGTGAAGTTTCACAATATAGGTTCAGACATTGGACTCGTACTTGACGATAAACGTTTTAATGCACTCAACAATTCTATAGAATACTTAAAACTCAATGGAGGAACACTTATCTTCCTTGATACTAAGATCATTTCTCACGAACAAGCCAAAGAGTTTGGTGTGGGTGCACAGATACTCAAAGACCTTGGCATCAAGAACATCAATCTTCTTACCACGAATAAAGATACGGAATTTGTCGGACTGGCAGGTTTTGGCCTGGATGTCATAGAAAAAATTGAGATCATATAA
- the acs gene encoding acetate--CoA ligase, giving the protein MTKETFNPNPELAANAAIKNMDEYWALQNKALEDYEGFWKEYADEKIDWLAPYDQVLDESNAPFYKWFINGKLNVSNQCIDRHLADKADKTAILFEGDRGDVEHITYAQLSLRVNKMANLLRNEFGINKGDRVVLYMPMIPEAAYAMLACTRIGAIHSIVFGGFSAEALKDRIEDAEAKLVITADGAYRKGKPYMLKQVVDDALSQGGKSVEAVLVVKRNNEEINWVEGRDHDYNTLITSQHAECPFELMDSEDPLFLLYTSGSTGKPKGVQHATAGYILWAQMTMEWVFDVKEDDVYWCTADIGWITGHTYIIYGPLAAGTTTVMFEGVPTYPDAGRAWKMVQDHKINQFYTAPTAIRVLHKMGEHEPEKYDLSSLRVLGTVGEPIDPPAWKWYYETVGNSKCAIVDTWWQTETGGHMISPLPGATPIKPACATFALPGIIAEIIDPDGTPKAVGETGLLCITKPWPSMIRNIWGDPKRYEKAYFGDAVKDGKPVYFSGDGAVIDEEGYITITGRVDDVINVSGHRMGTAEIEAAVKKDDSVAEVAVVGRPHDIKGESIFIYIVLKEGHINKDIKNHINALLAAEIGNIAIADHIIEVPGLPKTRSGKIMRRILRSIAKHEEITQDISTLEDPSIVEQLVTKAREA; this is encoded by the coding sequence ATGACAAAAGAGACTTTTAACCCAAATCCGGAACTTGCTGCAAATGCTGCTATTAAAAATATGGATGAGTATTGGGCGTTACAAAACAAGGCTTTAGAAGACTATGAAGGTTTTTGGAAAGAGTATGCTGACGAAAAGATCGATTGGTTAGCACCTTATGACCAGGTACTTGATGAGAGTAATGCACCGTTTTACAAATGGTTTATCAACGGTAAACTCAATGTTTCCAACCAGTGTATCGACAGACACCTTGCAGACAAAGCAGATAAAACCGCTATCTTGTTCGAGGGTGACAGAGGTGATGTAGAACACATTACTTATGCGCAGCTCTCACTCCGTGTGAACAAAATGGCAAATTTACTTAGAAATGAATTTGGTATAAACAAAGGGGACAGAGTCGTACTCTATATGCCAATGATCCCTGAAGCTGCCTATGCAATGCTTGCATGTACCCGTATCGGTGCGATACACTCCATCGTATTTGGCGGTTTCTCAGCAGAAGCACTAAAAGACCGTATCGAAGATGCAGAGGCGAAGCTTGTTATCACTGCAGATGGTGCCTACAGAAAAGGGAAGCCTTATATGCTCAAACAAGTGGTTGATGATGCTCTCTCACAAGGTGGTAAAAGTGTTGAAGCTGTACTTGTCGTAAAAAGAAACAATGAAGAGATCAACTGGGTAGAGGGTAGAGACCATGACTACAACACACTGATCACCTCTCAACATGCAGAGTGTCCTTTTGAACTGATGGACAGCGAAGACCCGCTCTTCTTACTTTATACGTCAGGAAGTACGGGTAAACCAAAAGGTGTACAGCATGCAACTGCAGGGTACATCCTTTGGGCACAAATGACCATGGAGTGGGTATTTGATGTCAAAGAGGATGATGTCTACTGGTGTACCGCAGATATTGGTTGGATCACAGGGCATACGTATATTATTTACGGGCCTTTGGCAGCTGGGACAACGACAGTAATGTTTGAAGGTGTACCGACATACCCTGATGCAGGACGTGCATGGAAAATGGTGCAAGATCATAAGATCAACCAGTTCTATACTGCACCGACTGCTATTCGTGTACTTCATAAGATGGGGGAACATGAGCCTGAGAAGTATGACCTGTCAAGTTTAAGAGTACTCGGAACCGTGGGGGAACCTATAGATCCACCGGCATGGAAATGGTACTATGAAACCGTAGGTAATTCAAAATGTGCCATCGTCGATACTTGGTGGCAGACAGAAACAGGTGGGCATATGATCTCACCACTGCCTGGTGCGACACCTATCAAACCGGCATGTGCGACATTTGCACTGCCGGGGATCATAGCAGAGATCATCGATCCAGACGGAACACCTAAAGCAGTAGGTGAGACAGGCCTCCTTTGTATTACAAAACCTTGGCCGAGTATGATCAGAAATATCTGGGGTGATCCTAAACGTTATGAAAAAGCATACTTTGGTGACGCGGTCAAAGACGGAAAACCGGTGTATTTCTCAGGGGATGGTGCAGTAATTGATGAAGAGGGCTACATTACGATCACAGGTCGTGTAGATGATGTGATCAATGTTTCTGGTCACCGTATGGGAACAGCTGAGATAGAAGCAGCAGTAAAAAAAGACGATTCTGTGGCAGAAGTGGCTGTAGTAGGGCGTCCGCACGATATTAAAGGTGAATCTATTTTCATCTATATCGTACTCAAAGAGGGGCACATCAACAAAGATATCAAGAACCATATCAATGCATTGCTTGCAGCTGAGATCGGTAATATTGCCATCGCAGACCATATCATTGAAGTACCTGGATTGCCTAAAACTCGTTCAGGTAAGATCATGAGAAGAATCTTGCGTTCTATTGCAAAACATGAAGAGATCACGCAGGATATCTCTACACTTGAAGATCCATCTATCGTTGAACAGTTAGTCACAAAGGCAAGAGAAGCGTAA